The proteins below are encoded in one region of Arenibacter algicola:
- the serS gene encoding serine--tRNA ligase yields MLQLQAIREDKEQIVEALKKRNIDAFPLIENVLQLDEKRRALQTRLDNTLAESNSISKEIGILYKSGKAAEANVLKERTGSLKEESKELNEALTVTATDLQNLLYQIPNVPHESVPAGSTEEDNEEVYREGDIPTLKEGALPHWELAKKYDIIDFELGVKIAGAGFPVYKGKGARLQRALISYFLDKNSAAGYNEIQVPHLVNEASGYGTGQLPDKEGQMYHVGEDDLYLIPTAEVPVTNIFRDVILNESDFPITHTAYTPCFRREAGSYGAHVRGLNRLHQFDKVEIVRVEHPAKSYEALDAMVEHVKNILRELKLPYRILRLCGGDLGFTAALTYDFEVFSTAQDRWLEISSVSNFETFQANRLKLRYKDENGKSQLAHTLNGSSLALPRVLAGILENYQTEDGIQIPEVLIPYTGFDKID; encoded by the coding sequence ATGTTGCAGTTACAGGCTATCCGTGAGGATAAGGAACAAATTGTTGAGGCTTTAAAAAAGCGTAATATTGACGCCTTTCCACTAATTGAGAACGTACTTCAATTGGATGAAAAACGACGAGCCCTACAGACACGCCTAGACAATACACTTGCCGAATCCAATAGTATTTCAAAGGAAATCGGCATTCTTTATAAAAGCGGTAAGGCGGCGGAAGCCAACGTTTTAAAGGAAAGAACCGGTAGTTTGAAGGAGGAGTCCAAGGAATTGAACGAGGCCTTGACAGTAACCGCAACCGATCTTCAAAATTTACTGTACCAAATTCCAAATGTTCCGCATGAATCGGTTCCAGCGGGTAGCACTGAGGAGGATAATGAAGAGGTATATAGGGAAGGGGACATCCCTACCTTAAAAGAGGGTGCACTTCCCCATTGGGAATTGGCCAAGAAATATGATATAATAGATTTTGAACTGGGAGTTAAGATAGCTGGCGCAGGATTTCCGGTGTACAAGGGTAAAGGTGCTCGATTGCAAAGAGCCCTTATTTCCTACTTTTTAGATAAAAATTCAGCCGCTGGTTATAATGAAATTCAAGTGCCACATTTGGTAAATGAGGCTTCAGGTTATGGCACGGGCCAGTTGCCCGATAAGGAGGGACAGATGTATCACGTAGGTGAGGACGATCTTTATCTAATCCCTACGGCCGAGGTGCCGGTAACCAATATTTTTAGGGATGTTATTCTAAACGAATCTGATTTCCCTATTACCCATACGGCATATACGCCTTGTTTTAGGAGGGAAGCCGGGAGTTACGGCGCCCATGTACGTGGACTTAACCGCTTGCACCAATTTGACAAGGTAGAAATAGTACGTGTGGAACATCCCGCTAAATCATATGAAGCCTTGGATGCTATGGTAGAGCATGTTAAAAACATACTTAGGGAACTAAAATTGCCTTATAGAATCTTACGACTTTGTGGAGGTGATCTGGGCTTTACTGCTGCCCTTACCTATGATTTTGAGGTCTTTTCAACGGCTCAGGATCGCTGGTTGGAAATTAGTTCGGTCTCCAATTTTGAAACCTTTCAGGCAAACCGATTAAAACTGCGCTATAAGGACGAAAATGGAAAAAGTCAATTGGCACACACTTTAAATGGCAGCTCCTTGGCCTTGCCCAGGGTATTGGCCGGAATATTGGAAAATTATCAGACAGAGGATGGAATCCAAATTCCTGAAGTTCTTATCCCGTATACCGGTTTTGATAAGATAGACTAA
- a CDS encoding bifunctional riboflavin kinase/FAD synthetase produces MITVQSISNYDKAYPTAITIGTFDGVHIGHRKILERLINNAKVLELKSTVLTFFPHPRMVLQKDVSIKLLNTIDEKIKILEELGIDYLIVHPFTKEFSRLSATQFVRDILVNDLKTKKIIIGYDHRFGRNRNANINDLVAFGNALDFEVEEISAQEVDDVSVSSTKIRKALEEGDMKTANMYLGYNYMLTGSIVKGKGIGRKLNFPTANLSIPEEYKLIPKNGVYVVSSVLDGKTVFGMMNIGFNPTVEGKTKSIEINFFDFDQDLYGKKIQIDIIDRIRDEKKFNSLEGLQAQLTKDRETSLSIISK; encoded by the coding sequence GTGATAACAGTTCAAAGCATCTCCAATTACGATAAAGCGTACCCTACTGCCATTACCATTGGCACTTTTGATGGGGTGCATATCGGTCATCGTAAAATATTGGAACGTCTCATAAATAATGCCAAAGTGCTGGAGTTGAAATCAACGGTACTCACTTTTTTCCCCCACCCTAGAATGGTGCTTCAAAAAGATGTCTCTATCAAGCTTTTGAATACCATTGATGAAAAAATCAAAATTTTGGAGGAATTGGGGATCGATTATTTAATTGTACACCCGTTTACCAAAGAATTTTCACGCTTGTCCGCAACACAGTTCGTTAGGGATATTTTGGTGAACGATTTAAAGACCAAAAAAATCATTATTGGTTACGATCATAGGTTTGGCAGGAATAGAAATGCCAATATAAACGATTTAGTAGCTTTCGGGAACGCCTTGGATTTTGAGGTGGAGGAAATATCGGCCCAAGAAGTGGATGATGTTTCCGTAAGTTCCACAAAAATCAGGAAAGCCTTGGAAGAGGGGGACATGAAAACGGCCAATATGTATTTGGGATATAATTATATGCTAACAGGGAGTATTGTAAAAGGAAAGGGAATAGGTAGAAAATTAAACTTTCCTACTGCCAATTTATCCATTCCCGAAGAATACAAGCTAATACCCAAGAACGGGGTCTATGTGGTGAGCAGTGTATTGGATGGCAAGACTGTATTTGGAATGATGAATATAGGTTTCAATCCTACCGTGGAGGGCAAGACAAAAAGTATCGAAATTAATTTCTTCGATTTTGATCAGGATCTTTACGGAAAAAAAATTCAGATCGATATTATTGATCGTATAAGGGATGAAAAAAAGTTCAATTCCCTAGAAGGTCTCCAGGCGCAATTGACAAAAGATAGGGAGACTTCCCTTTCCATAATCTCCAAGTAA
- a CDS encoding HTTM domain-containing protein — protein MLDRFLFKQIDNSPLLIFRIFFGILVSLECYGAIATGWVKKNLIDPEFTFNFIGLDWLQPLPGIGMYLYFIVMGTLGIFIALGYRYRFSAGAFTLLWTAVYLMQKTAYNNHYYLLILIALIMAFMPANRDYSLDARRNPSIRTNHMSAYLKWAIVLQLFIVYTYASVAKLYGDWLDFSIIEILFKNKKSYPIIGGLLQEPLVHRVVGISGILFDLLIVPALLWKPTRKWAFVASLFFHLFNSIVFQIGIFPYLALAFTVFFFEPETIRKLFFKKKEPYLENVLTVPPQRELVLGILSLYFLIQLVLPIRHYFIKDDVLWTEEGHRMSWRMMLRSRTGITTFKIVNHTNGNSYLVNLDDYLSRGQKSKIKSYPDFMWQFAQRLRREYTEKGEDISVFVNSRVSINGKPYQEFIDPKIDLGNVSWNYFGHNDWILPSPSKN, from the coding sequence ATGTTGGATCGGTTTCTTTTTAAGCAAATCGATAATAGTCCGCTCCTAATTTTCAGGATATTTTTTGGCATTCTTGTAAGCCTTGAATGTTATGGGGCCATCGCCACAGGTTGGGTCAAAAAAAATCTGATAGACCCTGAGTTTACCTTTAATTTTATTGGTTTGGACTGGTTGCAGCCATTGCCCGGAATAGGTATGTATCTGTATTTTATTGTAATGGGCACCTTAGGGATTTTTATTGCCTTGGGATATAGATACCGATTTAGCGCCGGGGCCTTTACCCTGCTTTGGACCGCTGTTTACCTTATGCAAAAAACAGCGTACAACAATCATTATTACCTACTGATATTGATTGCCCTGATAATGGCTTTTATGCCTGCTAACCGGGATTATTCGCTGGATGCCAGGAGAAACCCTTCCATAAGGACCAATCATATGTCCGCCTATTTAAAATGGGCAATTGTTTTGCAGTTGTTCATTGTCTATACCTATGCCTCTGTGGCCAAGTTGTACGGGGATTGGTTGGATTTCAGTATTATAGAGATTCTTTTTAAAAATAAAAAGTCCTATCCTATCATTGGTGGACTGCTTCAAGAACCTTTGGTCCATAGGGTAGTTGGTATTTCTGGTATCCTGTTCGATTTGCTTATTGTACCTGCCCTCTTGTGGAAGCCTACTAGAAAATGGGCCTTTGTGGCTTCCCTGTTCTTTCATTTGTTTAATTCAATTGTTTTTCAAATAGGCATCTTTCCCTATTTGGCCCTAGCTTTTACGGTATTTTTTTTTGAACCTGAAACCATCCGGAAATTGTTTTTTAAAAAGAAGGAACCTTATTTGGAGAACGTTCTTACTGTACCTCCCCAAAGAGAATTGGTTTTGGGAATTTTGTCCCTTTATTTTTTGATCCAATTGGTCTTGCCTATCCGTCATTATTTTATAAAAGACGATGTGTTATGGACAGAGGAGGGCCATAGGATGAGTTGGAGAATGATGTTGCGTAGTAGGACCGGAATTACAACATTTAAAATAGTGAACCATACCAACGGGAATTCGTATCTGGTAAATTTGGACGATTATTTATCAAGGGGACAGAAAAGTAAAATTAAGTCCTATCCGGATTTTATGTGGCAGTTTGCACAACGCTTAAGGCGGGAATACACTGAAAAGGGAGAGGATATCTCGGTTTTTGTAAATTCAAGGGTTAGCATAAATGGAAAGCCATACCAAGAATTTATTGACCCAAAAATAGACCTTGGCAATGTGTCCTGGAACTATTTTGGGCATAATGATTGGATCTTGCCTTCCCCGTCCAAAAATTAG
- a CDS encoding tetratricopeptide repeat protein, with amino-acid sequence MRLLISILIFSCSQLLVSQEEFLAKQYFEDGAFDKAVVFYEKLVAKNPLRTDYGEGLVACYQQLEQYDKAEEFLLKAVNGQNIYPTMLIELGYNYTLQDQPEKATEYYNAALQKINENPNFGYGLGYRFQKYALLDYAIKAYSMAMELNPKLDYNFQKARIYGEQGNIEQMYESYLKLISEGKASQANVLRNINDFISSEAENPNNIKFKKVLLQNAQRSPDILWNELLSWLFVQQKQFKSAFNQEKAIYKRGGETSLQRLQGLGKMAMEEQDVDTAKEVFVYISENSTDAVVALDAQLNLIELDLLEADDKVWDKVQKKFDDLLGVYGYEMETLQLQIAYAKFLTFNKNNPEPAIGILRQCLELPLNNYSKSYIKSTLGDILVYDRQFNQALIYFSQIQKDLKNDVLGQDARFKVAQTSFYKGDFDWALTQLKILRGSTSQLIANDAMQLSLLISDNSLEDSTQTALKKYARADFLAYQNKKKDAVELLEDILQNHKGEKIEDEALLKQAQILIELKDYEKAEFNYLKIVEFYANDILADDANFALAELYRNILEQPEKAKAHYEKIIYNYQDSYFFPLARRNFRMLRGDSIN; translated from the coding sequence TTGCGACTACTTATTTCCATACTTATATTTTCTTGTTCCCAACTACTGGTTTCCCAGGAAGAATTTTTGGCGAAACAGTATTTTGAGGATGGTGCTTTTGATAAGGCCGTGGTATTCTATGAAAAGTTGGTTGCCAAAAACCCTTTGCGGACAGATTATGGCGAAGGCTTGGTAGCCTGCTACCAGCAATTGGAACAGTATGATAAGGCCGAAGAATTTTTACTGAAAGCGGTGAACGGGCAAAATATTTACCCTACCATGCTCATAGAGCTGGGGTACAATTACACCTTGCAGGACCAACCGGAAAAGGCGACCGAGTATTACAATGCAGCGCTTCAAAAAATAAACGAGAACCCTAATTTTGGTTATGGTCTGGGATATAGGTTTCAGAAATATGCTTTATTGGATTATGCCATAAAGGCGTACTCCATGGCAATGGAGCTTAATCCGAAATTGGATTATAATTTTCAGAAAGCAAGGATCTACGGGGAGCAGGGGAACATAGAGCAGATGTACGAATCCTATTTAAAATTAATAAGTGAAGGCAAGGCCTCACAGGCAAATGTGCTTCGTAATATTAACGATTTTATTAGTTCGGAGGCCGAGAATCCAAATAACATTAAATTCAAAAAGGTATTGCTTCAGAATGCACAAAGAAGCCCGGATATACTATGGAACGAATTGTTGAGTTGGCTTTTTGTTCAACAAAAACAATTCAAGAGTGCCTTTAACCAGGAAAAGGCCATTTACAAAAGGGGTGGAGAGACCTCTTTGCAACGTTTGCAGGGATTGGGAAAAATGGCGATGGAGGAACAGGATGTAGATACGGCAAAAGAGGTGTTTGTTTATATATCCGAAAATAGTACCGATGCCGTAGTGGCGCTAGACGCCCAGCTAAATCTTATAGAATTGGATCTATTGGAAGCCGATGATAAGGTTTGGGACAAGGTCCAAAAGAAATTTGATGATTTATTGGGCGTGTATGGTTATGAAATGGAGACCTTGCAGCTACAGATAGCCTACGCCAAATTTTTAACGTTCAATAAGAATAACCCCGAGCCTGCCATTGGGATATTACGTCAATGTTTGGAGCTGCCCCTAAATAATTATAGTAAATCCTATATTAAAAGTACTTTGGGGGATATTTTGGTCTATGACCGGCAGTTTAATCAGGCCTTGATCTATTTTTCGCAGATCCAGAAGGATTTAAAAAATGATGTCCTTGGTCAGGATGCCCGTTTTAAGGTGGCGCAAACTAGTTTTTACAAAGGGGATTTCGATTGGGCATTAACGCAATTGAAGATACTTAGGGGGTCTACCTCGCAATTGATTGCCAATGACGCTATGCAATTAAGCCTATTGATATCCGATAACTCATTGGAAGATTCTACCCAAACAGCTTTAAAGAAGTACGCCCGTGCCGATTTTTTGGCCTATCAAAATAAAAAGAAAGATGCTGTAGAACTATTGGAGGATATCCTCCAAAATCATAAAGGGGAAAAAATTGAGGATGAGGCACTTTTAAAACAGGCACAAATTTTAATCGAATTAAAGGATTATGAAAAGGCGGAATTTAACTACCTTAAAATAGTGGAATTCTATGCCAACGATATTTTGGCCGATGATGCCAATTTTGCCCTGGCGGAATTGTATCGCAACATCCTGGAGCAGCCTGAAAAGGCCAAGGCGCATTACGAGAAAATTATCTATAACTATCAGGATAGTTACTTTTTTCCACTGGCAAGAAGGAATTTCAGGATGTTGCGGGGAGACAGTATTAATTAA
- a CDS encoding reprolysin-like metallopeptidase — protein MVVKLRLVFSISIFFLCYCGFGQAKYWQKTDSRSKKSQRQTAELRINHGLTFSLEKDVFINELKGNQIQKSSKIVSFPDEDGDLIPFVVQEASVLSPELSKKYPQIKSYVGRGLKNEKDRVRFSVSQNGIQSMIVYGESKNATYMQKVSGSDNEYLVYNRKDAYMMNTNFICETTSLIEKDKGPSALKLVDGQVLRKFRVAISATGEYTEFHGGTVPNALAAINATITRVNEIFETDLGISLEIVANTDEVIYTDKNNDPYGTNLNSEVQNTLNTVIGAENYDVGHLFQNDENGGNAGFIASVCIDSRKGSAYSSALIPQGDIFDLDFVAHEMGHQFGANHTWSFESEGTLVQAEPGSGTTIMGYAGISGNNNVALNGDDYFHYYSIFQILEYIKTTSCAQEISLLNNPPEIVPTGNFTIPKSTAFRLKGNATDVDEDDILTYNWEQINDGIVTHNTFGPTNLSGANFRSLKPTVTPTRYFPRLSSIVSGNLTQTNPNVNTTWETVSDVERELDFALTVRDNSLGGGQVTSDLVKVMVIDNAGPFVITSQAANEIYTAGTRQEVTWDVAKTNQGPVNTQKVDIFFSANGGASFPIKLADSVPNDGQQDILIPGFSTPTGRIMVSAHDNIFLAVNASNFTISPSDIVLNFPQLQHEVCQGNDLIVPFNYQTYNDFSEEATFSATGMPPGLAIDFSPASTMVNDTLVNITFSNTDLVTPGNYPINIVATTENVTKEVVIDVKILETTFTDVVLQLPTNGSTSALIASELEWESNSSYTSYDVEIADDAAFTNIIDTATVIFNSYLATGLTEETTYYWHVKPKNSCGEGTFGPAFSFTTLELNCALEAAKDLPITISTTGAPTITSTITLLNDLPVADINVNLDLTHTFLADLEVTLISPAGTRVILVSNSCGANQDILATFDDSAEGFICGTSPAIQGIVRPLGSLAAFNGESTYGDWILEVKDIAASDGGSLNAFSMDICVEGTFRADEDKDGVFDDGDDLCLNTPMGATVDLNGCAVYILPADNFEVEINSESCSNQNNGSIRIVAGINMDYDLTLIGNGINESNNFTNFFFKEGLAAGTYEICITGTEDDKVYEPYCFQAIITEPPPLTVTSKLTASGNQTILNLEGSDFYNIELNGIVTQTKSSSITLDLKQGVNQIKVSTNLPCQGVYEDQLFLLDEPIVFPNPFEEEVNILINNGPETVNTQIFNYVGQLISHKDYTLDSNEIKINFTGLPSGIYILKVKGEGINSNFKVVKK, from the coding sequence ATGGTTGTAAAATTACGTCTTGTTTTTTCAATATCCATATTTTTTCTTTGCTATTGCGGATTTGGACAAGCCAAGTATTGGCAAAAAACCGATTCTAGAAGCAAGAAGTCCCAAAGGCAAACAGCGGAGTTAAGGATAAATCATGGCCTTACTTTTTCTTTGGAAAAAGATGTTTTTATCAATGAACTAAAGGGGAACCAAATCCAAAAGTCTTCAAAAATAGTAAGTTTTCCAGACGAAGACGGAGACTTGATCCCTTTCGTTGTTCAGGAAGCTTCAGTACTTTCTCCAGAACTTTCCAAAAAATACCCCCAAATAAAATCTTATGTAGGCAGGGGCTTAAAGAATGAAAAGGACAGGGTAAGATTTAGTGTTTCCCAAAACGGAATTCAAAGCATGATCGTATACGGGGAAAGCAAAAATGCCACCTACATGCAAAAAGTGTCTGGTTCCGACAATGAATATTTGGTATACAATAGGAAAGACGCCTATATGATGAACACCAATTTCATTTGCGAGACCACTTCCCTTATCGAAAAAGACAAAGGACCTTCCGCTTTAAAATTGGTGGATGGTCAAGTATTAAGAAAGTTTAGGGTGGCCATCTCGGCAACAGGGGAGTATACAGAGTTCCACGGCGGAACCGTACCAAATGCCCTAGCAGCTATAAATGCTACCATTACAAGGGTAAATGAAATTTTTGAAACCGATTTGGGCATTAGTTTAGAGATTGTTGCCAATACAGACGAGGTAATCTACACGGACAAAAACAATGATCCCTATGGAACAAATCTTAATTCTGAAGTACAAAATACCTTAAATACGGTAATTGGTGCTGAAAACTATGATGTGGGCCATTTGTTCCAAAATGACGAAAATGGAGGTAATGCCGGATTTATCGCCTCGGTTTGTATAGATTCCAGAAAAGGGAGTGCCTATTCCTCTGCCTTAATTCCGCAAGGGGACATTTTTGACCTGGATTTTGTGGCTCATGAAATGGGACATCAGTTTGGTGCCAACCACACCTGGTCCTTTGAATCGGAAGGTACTCTGGTACAGGCCGAGCCAGGAAGTGGAACAACCATTATGGGGTATGCAGGTATTTCCGGCAACAACAATGTGGCCTTGAACGGGGATGACTATTTTCATTACTACAGCATATTTCAGATACTGGAATACATAAAAACAACGAGTTGTGCCCAGGAAATCTCCTTGCTGAACAATCCACCGGAAATAGTCCCTACAGGCAACTTTACCATTCCAAAATCTACGGCCTTTAGGTTAAAAGGCAATGCAACGGATGTGGATGAAGATGATATACTTACGTACAATTGGGAACAAATAAATGATGGCATAGTTACCCATAATACCTTTGGACCAACAAATCTTAGTGGAGCCAATTTTAGATCCCTAAAACCAACGGTAACACCAACCAGATATTTTCCAAGGCTCAGCAGCATCGTATCGGGCAATCTTACCCAAACCAATCCCAATGTTAATACCACTTGGGAAACCGTTTCCGACGTAGAACGCGAACTGGATTTTGCACTTACCGTCAGGGACAATTCCTTAGGCGGAGGACAAGTTACATCGGACTTGGTAAAAGTTATGGTCATAGACAATGCAGGGCCCTTTGTAATAACTTCCCAAGCCGCCAATGAGATTTATACCGCAGGGACCCGACAAGAGGTTACATGGGATGTGGCTAAAACAAATCAGGGCCCGGTAAACACTCAAAAAGTAGACATCTTTTTTTCTGCCAATGGAGGCGCTTCCTTTCCCATAAAATTAGCGGATAGCGTCCCCAATGATGGACAACAGGACATATTGATCCCTGGATTTTCCACTCCTACAGGCCGAATTATGGTCAGTGCACACGACAACATCTTTTTAGCAGTAAACGCTTCCAATTTTACGATATCACCGTCCGATATAGTGTTGAACTTCCCCCAATTGCAGCACGAAGTTTGCCAAGGCAACGATTTAATAGTGCCCTTCAACTACCAAACCTATAATGATTTTTCCGAGGAGGCCACCTTTTCCGCTACCGGCATGCCCCCGGGATTGGCCATTGATTTTTCTCCTGCCTCCACCATGGTGAACGACACCCTGGTAAATATTACCTTTTCCAATACGGATTTGGTAACCCCAGGCAATTACCCCATAAACATAGTGGCCACTACAGAAAATGTCACCAAGGAAGTTGTCATTGATGTAAAAATATTGGAAACTACATTTACGGATGTTGTTCTGCAATTGCCCACCAATGGTTCCACAAGCGCACTTATAGCATCAGAATTGGAATGGGAATCCAATAGTTCCTATACCTCCTATGATGTTGAGATTGCCGATGACGCGGCCTTCACCAATATCATTGATACGGCCACGGTTATTTTCAACTCCTATTTGGCCACCGGTCTAACAGAGGAAACCACTTATTATTGGCACGTTAAACCAAAAAATAGCTGCGGGGAGGGAACCTTTGGTCCGGCCTTTAGCTTTACAACCTTGGAGTTGAACTGTGCTTTGGAAGCCGCCAAGGATTTGCCCATTACCATATCAACAACCGGGGCACCCACAATAACTTCCACCATTACCCTTTTAAACGACCTGCCTGTAGCAGATATTAATGTTAATTTGGATCTGACCCATACCTTTCTTGCCGATTTGGAAGTAACCCTTATATCCCCTGCTGGCACTCGGGTAATTCTCGTATCCAATTCCTGTGGAGCAAATCAGGATATACTGGCTACATTTGATGATAGCGCGGAAGGATTTATATGCGGAACAAGTCCGGCCATTCAGGGCATCGTAAGGCCCTTAGGCTCTTTGGCAGCTTTTAATGGGGAATCTACCTATGGGGACTGGATATTGGAGGTCAAGGACATTGCTGCCTCGGATGGAGGATCCTTAAATGCGTTTTCCATGGACATCTGTGTTGAAGGGACCTTTAGGGCGGATGAAGATAAAGATGGGGTTTTTGATGATGGGGACGACTTATGTTTAAACACCCCCATGGGGGCCACGGTGGATTTAAACGGCTGTGCCGTTTATATTTTACCTGCAGATAATTTTGAAGTGGAAATCAATAGTGAATCCTGTAGCAATCAAAATAATGGCTCTATACGTATCGTGGCCGGCATCAATATGGACTACGACCTTACGCTTATCGGTAATGGAATAAATGAAAGCAATAATTTTACCAATTTCTTTTTTAAAGAAGGCCTTGCCGCTGGCACCTATGAAATATGTATTACCGGAACCGAAGATGACAAGGTATACGAACCCTATTGTTTTCAAGCCATCATTACAGAACCTCCGCCCTTAACCGTTACTTCCAAACTAACGGCCTCGGGAAATCAGACCATATTGAACCTGGAAGGAAGCGATTTCTACAATATTGAATTAAATGGCATTGTTACGCAGACCAAATCTTCCAGTATTACTTTAGACCTTAAACAAGGTGTAAACCAAATTAAAGTGTCTACCAATCTGCCATGCCAAGGCGTCTATGAAGATCAATTGTTCCTCCTGGATGAACCTATAGTGTTCCCCAATCCTTTTGAGGAGGAAGTCAACATTTTAATCAATAATGGACCGGAAACTGTAAATACCCAGATTTTTAATTATGTAGGCCAATTGATAAGCCATAAGGATTACACCCTTGACAGCAATGAAATTAAAATTAATTTTACAGGTCTGCCCTCAGGTATTTACATCCTTAAGGTTAAAGGGGAAGGTATAAATAGTAATTTTAAGGTAGTAAAAAAATAA
- a CDS encoding DUF4286 family protein, giving the protein MYIYNVTMNIEESIQGQWLSWMKEVHIPEMLETGKFTKALMSQVLVEEEMGGITYSIQYTTDSKETLQKYYAEDAERLRKKVMELFAGKFVAFRTELAIISEH; this is encoded by the coding sequence ATGTATATTTACAATGTTACCATGAATATTGAAGAATCGATTCAGGGACAGTGGCTGTCCTGGATGAAGGAGGTACATATCCCCGAGATGTTGGAAACAGGAAAGTTTACCAAGGCTCTAATGTCCCAAGTTTTGGTGGAGGAGGAGATGGGAGGAATTACCTATTCCATTCAATATACCACCGATTCCAAAGAAACCCTTCAAAAATATTACGCCGAAGATGCAGAAAGACTGCGTAAAAAAGTGATGGAACTCTTTGCGGGCAAGTTTGTTGCCTTTAGGACAGAGTTGGCGATCATTAGCGAACATTAA
- a CDS encoding VOC family protein: MVFEHIALNVKNIKDIKDWYVANLGLKVVSEQKEAPFMTFFSDSSGRVILELYHRPDEEITDFKTKHPLTFHMAFVSKNAEKDKIRLLDKGASFVEEITKEDGSHLVMLRDPWGMPLQLCHRATPF, translated from the coding sequence ATGGTTTTTGAACACATTGCGTTGAACGTAAAAAACATCAAGGATATTAAGGATTGGTATGTTGCCAATTTGGGGCTGAAGGTAGTAAGCGAGCAAAAGGAAGCTCCCTTCATGACTTTTTTTTCAGATTCATCCGGACGTGTAATTTTGGAACTATATCATAGACCGGACGAAGAAATTACAGATTTTAAAACAAAACATCCACTTACTTTTCACATGGCATTTGTTTCCAAAAATGCTGAAAAAGATAAGATTAGGTTATTGGATAAAGGAGCCAGTTTTGTTGAGGAAATAACAAAGGAAGACGGCAGCCATTTGGTAATGCTCCGAGACCCATGGGGCATGCCGCTACAACTCTGCCATAGGGCCACACCCTTTTAG
- the rsmA gene encoding 16S rRNA (adenine(1518)-N(6)/adenine(1519)-N(6))-dimethyltransferase RsmA — translation MSKKGKKSFHSKKEKFNRPWQEESPVKAKKHLGQHFLKDEAVAKKIGETLKLNGYRNVIEIGPGTGVLTKYLLEKDIDLVAMDLDEESIIYLNHSFPLEHNSLMQRKGEFKVLEADFLKYDLWTLFGEEQFAITGNFPYNISTQIVFKMLEFKDQIPEFTGMFQKEVAERICEKEGSKAYGILSVLVQAFYEAEYLFTVSPQVFDPPPKVQSGVLRLTRKEIFQLDVDERLFKQVVKAAFNQRRKTIRNSLKTFNLSDVLKEDAIFGLRPEQLSVEDFISLTQKIANDTI, via the coding sequence ATGAGCAAAAAAGGAAAAAAATCCTTTCATTCCAAAAAGGAAAAGTTCAATAGACCCTGGCAGGAGGAAAGTCCGGTGAAAGCAAAAAAACATTTAGGGCAACATTTTTTGAAAGATGAGGCCGTCGCCAAAAAAATTGGGGAAACGCTAAAATTGAACGGATATCGCAATGTTATAGAAATTGGGCCCGGTACCGGGGTGCTCACCAAATATTTATTGGAAAAGGATATCGATTTGGTGGCAATGGATCTGGATGAGGAATCTATAATTTACCTTAACCACAGCTTTCCTTTGGAGCACAATAGTCTAATGCAGCGCAAGGGCGAGTTTAAGGTTTTGGAGGCCGATTTTTTAAAGTATGACCTATGGACCCTTTTTGGGGAAGAGCAGTTCGCTATTACTGGCAATTTTCCCTATAATATTTCCACCCAGATCGTCTTTAAGATGCTGGAATTTAAGGATCAGATTCCTGAATTCACCGGGATGTTCCAAAAAGAGGTGGCCGAAAGGATTTGTGAAAAGGAAGGGAGCAAGGCCTATGGGATACTTTCCGTTTTGGTACAGGCATTTTACGAGGCCGAATATTTATTTACGGTTTCGCCCCAAGTTTTCGATCCACCTCCCAAAGTGCAGTCCGGAGTGTTGCGACTTACCAGAAAGGAAATTTTTCAGTTGGACGTGGATGAAAGACTCTTCAAGCAGGTGGTCAAGGCAGCATTTAACCAGCGCAGAAAGACCATTCGTAACAGTTTAAAAACATTCAATCTTTCCGATGTTCTCAAAGAAGATGCTATATTTGGCCTGCGTCCGGAGCAACTGAGCGTTGAGGACTTTATTTCGTTGACACAGAAGATAGCAAATGATACCATTTAA